In Nocardioides dokdonensis FR1436, the following are encoded in one genomic region:
- a CDS encoding PLP-dependent cysteine synthase family protein, producing the protein MRYDNLLASVGGTPLVGLPRLSPSPDVRLWAKLEDRNPTGSIKDRPALRMIEEAEKDGTLRPGCTILEPTSGNTGISLAMAAKLKGYRIVCVMPENTSEERRQLLRMWGAEIISSPAAGGSNEAVRVAKRTATEHPDWVMLYQYGNAANALSHEETTGPEVLADLPSITHFVAGLGTTGTLMGVSRFFRRAKPEVKIVAAEPRYGELVYGLRNLDEGFVPELYDADLIDSRFSVGPRDAVRRVRELLEMEGIFAGVSTGAILHAALGQAAKAVKAGESADIAFVVCDGGWKYLSTGAYEGTVDDAEDRLEGQLWA; encoded by the coding sequence ATGCGTTACGACAACCTGCTCGCCTCTGTCGGCGGCACCCCCCTCGTGGGGCTGCCGCGTCTCTCGCCGAGCCCCGACGTCCGTCTGTGGGCCAAGCTCGAGGACCGCAACCCCACCGGGTCCATCAAGGACCGACCGGCGCTGCGGATGATCGAGGAGGCCGAGAAGGACGGCACGCTGCGGCCCGGGTGCACGATCCTGGAGCCCACGTCCGGCAACACCGGCATCTCGCTGGCCATGGCTGCCAAGCTCAAGGGCTACCGGATCGTCTGCGTGATGCCGGAGAACACCTCCGAGGAGCGTCGCCAGCTGCTGCGGATGTGGGGCGCCGAGATCATCTCCTCACCGGCCGCCGGCGGCTCCAACGAGGCGGTGCGCGTGGCCAAGCGCACCGCGACCGAGCACCCCGACTGGGTGATGCTCTACCAGTACGGCAACGCCGCCAACGCGCTCTCGCACGAGGAGACCACCGGTCCCGAGGTGCTGGCCGACCTGCCCTCGATCACCCACTTCGTGGCCGGGCTGGGCACCACCGGCACGTTGATGGGCGTGAGCCGGTTCTTCCGGCGCGCGAAGCCCGAGGTCAAGATCGTGGCCGCCGAGCCGCGCTACGGCGAGCTGGTCTACGGCCTGCGCAACCTCGACGAGGGCTTCGTGCCCGAGCTGTACGACGCCGACCTCATCGACTCCCGCTTCTCCGTCGGCCCCCGCGACGCGGTCCGACGCGTGCGCGAGCTGCTGGAGATGGAGGGCATCTTCGCCGGCGTCTCGACCGGCGCCATCCTGCACGCCGCGCTGGGCCAGGCCGCGAAGGCGGTCAAGGCGGGGGAGTCGGCCGACATCGCCTTCGTCGTGTGCGACGGCGGCTGGAAGTACCTGTCGACCGGTGCCTACGAGGGCACGGTGGACGACGCCGAGGACCGGCTCGAGGGCCAGCTCTGGGCCTGA